One window from the genome of Gloeocapsopsis sp. IPPAS B-1203 encodes:
- a CDS encoding transposase has translation MLTLNIDYFKSKPVNIPKTVVLLDHGYHPEYLIAQLEQVYPQIMTKIRSELSAKLTKQQKAAQGKSGFVPVAARWIIERSNGWMERCKILVKNFERTVLNASTKIDLCFVRLMLKRLAASP, from the coding sequence ATGTTGACCCTCAACATCGATTATTTCAAGTCAAAGCCTGTTAACATTCCTAAGACGGTAGTCCTGCTTGACCACGGGTATCATCCTGAATATTTGATAGCGCAATTGGAGCAGGTTTATCCTCAGATCATGACGAAAATCCGGTCTGAATTGTCGGCAAAACTTACAAAACAACAGAAGGCAGCGCAAGGGAAATCTGGGTTTGTTCCAGTGGCAGCTAGGTGGATCATTGAGCGCTCAAATGGGTGGATGGAACGGTGTAAAATCCTGGTTAAGAACTTTGAACGGACTGTGCTGAATGCAAGCACCAAGATCGACCTCTGCTTTGTCAGGCTGATGCTTAAGCGGCTTGCAGCCTCTCCTTAA
- a CDS encoding PhoX family phosphatase, with protein MSSKRSLRQKYSRIARGGVYEENTRHNQQFDSDGEPICNRSNNPCFSSILNSRLQRRQVLRGTLAAAVTSMFAGPVLNGLKARPANASTSMMGFKAVPISEADSIVVPEGYTARVLIPWGEPISGSFPSYSLKNTGAEQGMQVGQHHDGMHFFPIEGKSPYEGSSVDGLLVVNHEYVEPRYTHAAAVGQALGPDDFPKKEDGTRETDQVLKEMNGHGVSITRISRQSDGSWRVVRDPRNRRITALTPMEIRGPVRGSDLIKTKYSPDGTRTRGTINNCAHGVTPWNTYLTCEENWARYFLNNDEDVPRDHERYGVSTDGTSRYGWELADNKADEYIRFGASASGASATEDYRNEPNTFGWVVEIDPFNPNTPVKHTYLGRFAHEGVVFQPPVEGQPIVCYSGDDARFEYIYKYVSAQPYNQATASGALLDDGTLYVARFNEDGTGNWLALKFGENELTSENGFQDQADVLVNTRTAADFVGATKMDRPEWGAVDPRNGNVYFTLTNNSNREKDQVDAANPRPENDWGHIIRWSEAGKNPTATSFKWDIFVLSGPEDDSRKLSGRPLNADNIFVNPDGLWFDADARLWIQTDIGESSQNQGEFAQFGNNQMLAADVNTGEIRRFLTGPIGQEITGVVTTPDQRTMFINVQHPGATTSEEEFAAGKINSRWPNKNPEIYPRSATVVITKDDGGVIGT; from the coding sequence GTGAGTAGTAAACGCAGCCTACGGCAGAAGTATTCCCGTATTGCCAGAGGAGGGGTATATGAGGAGAATACACGCCACAATCAGCAGTTTGATAGCGATGGCGAGCCGATCTGTAATCGTTCCAACAATCCTTGCTTTTCATCGATCCTGAACTCTCGCTTACAGCGTCGTCAAGTATTAAGAGGTACACTTGCAGCAGCTGTAACATCCATGTTTGCTGGTCCAGTCCTGAATGGGTTAAAAGCTCGTCCTGCGAATGCTAGCACTTCCATGATGGGGTTTAAAGCAGTTCCGATCAGCGAAGCCGATTCCATCGTGGTTCCAGAAGGGTACACCGCCCGCGTTCTCATACCCTGGGGAGAACCTATTAGCGGTAGTTTTCCCAGCTATAGTTTAAAGAACACTGGGGCAGAACAGGGAATGCAGGTAGGACAGCACCATGACGGTATGCATTTTTTCCCTATTGAAGGTAAGTCACCCTACGAAGGTAGCTCCGTTGATGGACTTTTAGTCGTCAACCACGAATATGTCGAGCCACGTTATACCCATGCAGCAGCGGTAGGGCAAGCATTAGGTCCTGATGATTTTCCCAAGAAAGAAGACGGAACCCGTGAAACAGATCAAGTGCTCAAAGAAATGAATGGTCATGGAGTGAGCATTACTCGGATATCTCGCCAGTCTGATGGTAGTTGGCGCGTAGTACGCGATCCGCGTAACCGCCGCATTACAGCCTTGACACCAATGGAAATTCGAGGACCTGTGCGAGGATCTGATTTAATTAAAACGAAGTATAGCCCAGATGGGACAAGAACTCGCGGCACAATCAATAACTGTGCCCACGGTGTTACTCCTTGGAATACCTATCTCACCTGTGAAGAAAACTGGGCTAGATATTTTCTCAACAATGATGAAGACGTTCCTCGCGATCACGAGCGTTACGGAGTTTCTACAGATGGCACTTCACGCTATGGCTGGGAATTGGCAGATAACAAAGCAGATGAGTATATTCGCTTTGGGGCTTCTGCAAGTGGTGCTAGTGCAACTGAGGACTATCGTAACGAGCCGAATACCTTTGGCTGGGTAGTAGAAATTGATCCTTTCAATCCAAACACTCCGGTAAAACATACTTACCTTGGGCGGTTTGCTCATGAGGGAGTTGTGTTTCAGCCACCTGTAGAAGGTCAACCCATTGTTTGCTATTCCGGTGATGATGCTCGGTTTGAGTACATTTACAAATACGTGTCAGCACAGCCCTATAACCAAGCAACAGCAAGCGGGGCTTTATTAGACGATGGAACGCTTTATGTAGCTCGGTTTAATGAAGACGGTACAGGGAACTGGCTCGCACTGAAGTTTGGCGAGAACGAACTCACTTCTGAAAATGGCTTCCAGGATCAGGCAGATGTTCTAGTTAATACGCGCACGGCTGCTGATTTTGTAGGTGCAACTAAGATGGATCGTCCTGAGTGGGGTGCAGTTGATCCTCGCAATGGAAATGTTTACTTTACACTAACCAACAACTCCAACCGCGAAAAAGACCAAGTGGATGCAGCAAATCCTCGCCCTGAGAACGATTGGGGACACATCATTCGCTGGAGTGAAGCTGGCAAGAACCCAACTGCTACCTCGTTTAAATGGGATATATTTGTGCTGTCTGGACCAGAAGATGACAGCCGCAAGCTATCTGGTCGTCCTCTCAATGCAGACAACATCTTCGTGAATCCGGATGGACTATGGTTTGATGCTGACGCTCGCCTTTGGATTCAGACTGACATTGGTGAAAGCTCTCAAAATCAGGGTGAGTTTGCTCAGTTTGGCAACAACCAAATGTTGGCGGCTGATGTAAATACTGGTGAAATTCGCCGCTTCTTGACTGGACCAATCGGTCAAGAAATCACGGGTGTGGTGACAACCCCTGACCAGCGTACAATGTTTATCAACGTTCAGCATCCAGGAGCGACCACTTCCGAAGAAGAATTCGCGGCAGGTAAAATCAACTCACGCTGGCCCAACAAAAACCCAGAAATCTATCCTCGTTCAGCGACGGTGGTTATCACTAAAGATGACGGTGGCGTCATTGGAACTTAG
- a CDS encoding ABC-2 family transporter protein, producing MNSIMKKARVLLSAYYAYMLEYRAELFLWALSGSLPLILMGVWTEAAQSGQFGLSPEDFARYFLTVFVVRQFTVVWVIYEFEKEVVEGKLSPRLLQPIDPVWHHVASHLSERLARLPFALALVGLFFILYPQAVWIPSLSHILLFAIAVIFAFILRFLIQYTFALFAFWTERANAIENFWFLFYLFFSGLIAPLDVFPENIRNVLLWTPFPYLIDFPASLLIGLPVNILQGMLVTFGWIALFFVINRWLWRQGLKQYSGMGA from the coding sequence ATGAATTCAATTATGAAAAAAGCGAGAGTTTTGCTGAGTGCATATTATGCATATATGCTCGAATACCGCGCAGAGTTATTTTTGTGGGCTTTGTCTGGTAGCTTGCCACTTATTTTAATGGGAGTATGGACAGAAGCTGCTCAAAGTGGGCAATTTGGATTGTCTCCAGAAGATTTTGCCCGTTACTTTCTCACTGTATTTGTTGTGAGACAGTTCACTGTTGTTTGGGTAATTTATGAATTTGAGAAAGAAGTTGTCGAAGGAAAACTTTCACCGCGTTTATTACAACCAATTGATCCTGTCTGGCATCATGTCGCCTCGCATCTTTCTGAGAGATTAGCACGTCTTCCATTTGCTTTAGCATTGGTAGGATTGTTTTTTATTCTTTACCCTCAAGCCGTTTGGATACCGAGTTTGAGTCACATCTTATTGTTTGCGATCGCAGTCATCTTTGCTTTTATTCTAAGATTTTTGATTCAATACACATTTGCACTCTTCGCATTTTGGACTGAAAGAGCTAATGCAATAGAAAACTTTTGGTTCTTATTTTATCTATTTTTTTCAGGTTTAATTGCTCCTTTAGACGTGTTTCCAGAAAATATTCGCAACGTCTTGCTTTGGACGCCTTTTCCGTATTTAATTGATTTTCCTGCATCACTACTCATTGGTTTACCTGTCAATATATTGCAGGGTATGCTAGTCACATTTGGTTGGATTGCCTTATTTTTTGTTATTAATCGCTGGTTGTGGCGACAAGGATTAAAACAATATTCAGGCATGGGTGCGTAA
- a CDS encoding ATP-binding cassette domain-containing protein, which translates to MPIISAENLSKVYPVAVKEPGLKGTIQHFFRRTYRMVEAVKQVSFDIEPGEVVGFLGANGAGKTTTLKMLTGLIHPSAGRVRVAGYIPFQRKPGFLKQITLVMGQKQQLIWDLPALDTLKINAAVYNLSDKDYRQRVGELTEMLSLQGKLNQPVRKLSLGERMKAELMAALLHQPQVLFLDEPTLGLDVNAQVGVREFLREYNKRYDATILLTSHYMADISALCKRVLVIHQGMLIYDGSLEGLIDQFAPYREVQVELAQPLPEAKLMHYGEIKSIEGQSARFLVQREALTRTVAQILAELEVIDLTVTDPPVEEVIGRVFSAGGVL; encoded by the coding sequence ATGCCCATCATTTCGGCTGAAAATCTTAGTAAAGTTTATCCTGTAGCCGTTAAAGAACCTGGACTGAAAGGAACAATACAACACTTTTTCCGCCGTACTTATCGCATGGTAGAAGCAGTGAAACAAGTTTCCTTTGATATTGAACCAGGAGAAGTTGTCGGTTTTTTAGGCGCAAATGGTGCAGGAAAAACCACTACCTTAAAAATGCTGACAGGTTTAATTCATCCTTCAGCTGGGCGCGTGCGAGTTGCTGGATACATTCCATTTCAGCGGAAACCAGGCTTTTTAAAACAGATCACGCTTGTAATGGGGCAAAAGCAACAGTTGATTTGGGATTTACCTGCATTAGATACTTTAAAGATCAATGCTGCTGTCTACAACCTCTCAGATAAAGACTATCGTCAGCGTGTCGGCGAACTTACTGAAATGCTTTCACTACAAGGTAAGTTGAACCAGCCAGTACGCAAGCTGTCGCTTGGAGAACGCATGAAAGCTGAACTGATGGCTGCATTACTCCATCAACCGCAAGTCCTCTTTTTAGACGAACCAACGCTAGGGCTTGATGTCAATGCTCAAGTAGGAGTACGTGAATTCTTACGCGAGTACAATAAGCGGTATGACGCCACAATTTTATTAACAAGTCACTATATGGCAGATATTAGTGCATTGTGCAAACGCGTGCTAGTTATCCACCAAGGAATGTTAATTTATGATGGCAGTTTAGAAGGACTGATCGATCAATTTGCCCCTTATCGCGAAGTACAAGTAGAACTCGCACAGCCTTTACCAGAAGCAAAGTTGATGCATTACGGCGAAATCAAATCTATAGAAGGACAATCTGCTCGTTTTTTAGTACAACGCGAAGCCTTAACTCGTACTGTTGCGCAAATCTTAGCAGAGTTGGAGGTGATTGACTTAACTGTCACCGATCCACCAGTGGAAGAAGTGATTGGTCGTGTCTTTAGTGCTGGTGGCGTGTTATGA
- the blaOXA gene encoding class D beta-lactamase → MTQSAIETSSVVNVAQSINFGRHFQDLGVEGSIMIYDSNNDRVFQHNPQRNTTAFLPASTFKILNSLISLETRVISDEIAVLTWDGISRFPEWNRDLNMREAIKLSAIWFYQVLARRVGYERMQQWVNQVGYGNQKIGDSDDIDKFWLQGELRITPQEQIQFLRRLYKNDLPFSKRSLSIVKDIMIMEKTPDYTITGKTGWVGVADDVTPKIGWYVGYLEKGENVYFFATNIDIRNEKDPAARLELTRRCFKDLAVL, encoded by the coding sequence ATGACACAATCAGCAATTGAAACTTCATCCGTCGTAAACGTCGCTCAAAGCATTAATTTTGGACGACACTTTCAAGATTTGGGCGTTGAGGGTTCAATTATGATCTATGACTCGAACAACGATCGTGTTTTTCAACATAATCCACAACGCAATACAACAGCTTTTTTACCTGCATCGACATTCAAAATTCTTAACTCTCTGATTTCGCTGGAAACTAGAGTCATTTCGGATGAAATCGCTGTTCTTACGTGGGATGGAATTTCGAGATTTCCTGAGTGGAACCGAGATTTGAATATGAGAGAGGCAATCAAGCTCTCTGCTATCTGGTTTTATCAAGTTCTAGCCCGCCGAGTAGGATATGAACGAATGCAACAATGGGTGAACCAAGTTGGATACGGCAACCAAAAGATTGGTGATAGCGATGATATTGATAAGTTCTGGCTACAGGGAGAGCTGCGAATTACACCTCAAGAGCAGATTCAGTTTCTTCGTCGCCTATACAAAAACGACTTACCTTTTTCTAAGCGATCGCTTTCTATTGTCAAAGACATCATGATTATGGAGAAAACGCCAGACTATACAATCACTGGTAAGACAGGTTGGGTCGGTGTTGCAGATGATGTGACACCAAAAATCGGATGGTATGTCGGTTACTTGGAGAAAGGAGAGAATGTTTACTTTTTTGCCACTAACATCGATATTCGGAACGAGAAAGATCCAGCCGCCCGACTAGAGTTGACACGTCGCTGCTTTAAAGATCTAGCAGTGCTGTAA
- a CDS encoding rhodanese-like domain-containing protein: MEEQLKHYQNKLNYEIDSWDLKVALEGKEKVIVIDARSPQAYKTEHIPSAINIPHRQMSSESTAHLDKSALVVTYCDGIGCNASTKGALAMTKLGFRVKELMGGLDWWKRDGYPTLTGAAASTENSASCGCA; the protein is encoded by the coding sequence GTGGAAGAACAGTTGAAACACTATCAGAACAAATTGAATTACGAAATAGACTCATGGGATTTGAAAGTTGCGCTTGAAGGTAAAGAGAAAGTTATTGTCATTGATGCGCGATCGCCGCAAGCGTACAAAACAGAACACATCCCTAGCGCCATTAATATTCCCCACCGCCAGATGAGTTCGGAATCGACAGCTCATCTAGACAAATCTGCGTTGGTAGTCACATACTGCGATGGAATTGGGTGCAACGCATCAACCAAGGGCGCTCTAGCCATGACCAAACTTGGATTCAGGGTCAAAGAACTGATGGGTGGCTTGGATTGGTGGAAGCGTGATGGCTACCCCACATTAACTGGTGCAGCTGCAAGCACTGAAAACTCAGCATCCTGTGGTTGTGCCTAA
- the bioF gene encoding 8-amino-7-oxononanoate synthase, with translation MPSDAYNWIEQSLATIHKADWYRTVQTIQGRSGAMVQINGRSLINFASNDYLGLSSDDRLIQAAITATQKYGTGSTGSRLLSGHRKLHRELECAIASLKQTEDALVFSSGYLANLGVVSAVVGQRDLILSDQYNHSSLKNGAILSGATVIEYPHCDLVSLQTHLDQQRDRYRRCLILTDSVFSMDGDLCPLSELLNLAEHYNCMLLVDEAHATGVLGKRGAGCVEHFDCTQRQLIQVGTLSKALGSLGGYVAGTKTLIDFLRNRAPSWIYTTALSPADTAAALAAIQIIQQEPERRQQLWRNIDNFKLLIHQLSHLKLLPSDSAILCLLLPTAADALIAARHLQDAGIFAPAIRPPTVPTSRIRISLMATHSLTHIKQLVDVLSAIKIVSTTSSKSVRGDR, from the coding sequence ATGCCGAGTGACGCTTACAACTGGATTGAACAATCGCTTGCAACTATTCACAAAGCCGATTGGTATCGCACTGTGCAGACAATTCAAGGACGTTCGGGGGCGATGGTGCAAATAAATGGGCGATCGCTGATTAATTTTGCGAGTAATGATTACCTCGGATTATCCAGTGACGATCGCTTAATTCAAGCTGCAATCACTGCTACACAAAAATATGGTACAGGTAGTACAGGTTCGCGACTTCTCAGCGGACACCGCAAATTACACCGCGAGTTAGAATGTGCGATCGCATCTCTTAAGCAAACCGAAGATGCGTTAGTCTTTAGTTCGGGTTATCTGGCAAATCTGGGCGTTGTTTCTGCAGTAGTCGGTCAGCGCGATCTTATTTTATCGGATCAATACAATCACTCATCGTTGAAAAATGGAGCAATTCTCAGCGGTGCTACTGTGATTGAATATCCGCATTGCGATTTAGTATCACTCCAAACTCATCTCGATCAACAACGCGATCGCTATCGTCGCTGTCTGATTTTGACTGATAGTGTTTTTAGTATGGATGGTGACTTATGTCCTTTATCAGAGCTACTGAATTTAGCTGAGCATTACAACTGTATGCTGCTAGTTGATGAAGCTCATGCTACTGGCGTATTGGGCAAACGTGGCGCTGGATGTGTAGAACACTTCGATTGTACGCAACGTCAACTCATTCAGGTTGGAACACTCAGTAAAGCCTTAGGGAGTTTAGGTGGTTATGTTGCTGGAACCAAAACTTTAATTGATTTCTTACGCAATCGCGCCCCTAGTTGGATATATACAACTGCGCTGTCACCTGCAGATACCGCAGCAGCTTTAGCAGCAATCCAAATTATTCAGCAAGAACCCGAACGGCGTCAACAATTATGGCGCAATATTGACAATTTTAAATTACTGATACATCAACTATCACACTTAAAATTATTACCTTCTGACTCTGCAATTCTTTGCTTATTATTACCAACTGCGGCTGATGCTTTAATTGCTGCTCGTCACTTACAAGATGCTGGTATTTTTGCTCCTGCAATTCGCCCTCCCACAGTACCAACAAGCCGAATTCGGATTTCACTGATGGCGACTCATTCTCTTACTCATATCAAGCAACTTGTAGATGTTTTGAGCGCCATCAAAATAGTTTCTACCACTTCATCTAAATCTGTTCGCGGCGATCGATAA
- a CDS encoding Uma2 family endonuclease: MVTTQALAEQRVVLKNISWQTFTAMLNEMGEKRKVRLAYIDGILEIMTPLGEHENTNRFIDDLIRVLADELNLNLKKFGSLTLKHENMRRGAEPDSCYYISNESRVRNKRHIDLTIDPPPDLVVEIDITSSSIDKLSIYAAVGVPEIWRYDGRSLQILVLSEPNSTYTQTQKSPTFPLLDPDLVPQLIAQSLIDGETKTLRSFRAWVRQQLERASEGR, translated from the coding sequence ATGGTTACAACACAAGCATTAGCCGAACAAAGAGTTGTTCTTAAGAATATTAGTTGGCAAACATTTACAGCCATGCTGAATGAAATGGGCGAGAAGCGCAAAGTACGTTTGGCTTATATTGATGGAATATTAGAAATTATGACTCCACTAGGAGAGCATGAAAATACAAATAGGTTTATTGACGATCTAATTCGAGTATTAGCTGATGAACTCAATCTTAATCTCAAAAAGTTTGGTTCACTAACTCTCAAGCACGAAAATATGAGACGTGGAGCCGAACCGGACTCGTGTTATTACATTTCCAATGAATCGCGTGTGAGGAATAAACGTCATATTGATCTAACTATTGATCCACCTCCGGACTTGGTAGTAGAAATTGATATTACTAGTAGCTCAATTGATAAACTTTCGATTTATGCTGCTGTAGGTGTTCCAGAAATTTGGCGTTATGATGGGCGATCGCTACAAATTCTCGTATTATCTGAACCTAATTCGACATACACCCAAACACAAAAAAGTCCCACCTTTCCCCTACTCGATCCAGATTTAGTTCCGCAGCTAATTGCACAAAGTCTGATTGATGGTGAAACTAAAACTTTGCGTTCATTCCGCGCCTGGGTACGACAGCAACTAGAGCGAGCTTCAGAAGGTAGATAA